The following are encoded together in the Bos taurus isolate L1 Dominette 01449 registration number 42190680 breed Hereford chromosome 10, ARS-UCD2.0, whole genome shotgun sequence genome:
- the OR11K2 gene encoding olfactory receptor 11G2 yields the protein MNVSSRETTHSVTHFILLGFPSSPEMQLLYFGLFSAAYILTLMGNTAIVCAVRWDQRLHTPMYIFLGNFSFLEICYVTTTIPNMLANFLSSSKSISFVSCFAQFYFFFSFGCDEGFYLCIMAFDRYLAICRPLHYPRIMTKELYTGLVTFGWSCGFILFLTPVVLISRLPFCNPNIIDHFMCDPVPLMMLSCSEDTTTQLIYSAFNAVFMTGTFLFILCSYALVILAVLRMPSAASKRKAFSTCASHLAVVILFFGSVMLMYVSPGSGHPVKVQKIVTLFYSVITPLCNPLIYSLRNNEMKAALKKVFWAEISVLKT from the coding sequence ATGAATGTGTCCAGCAGAGAAACCACCCACTCTGTTACCCACTTTATCCTCCTGGGCTTTCCCTCAAGCCCAGAAATGCAGCTCCTCTACTTCGGACTCTTCTCAGCCGCCTATATCCTGACCCTGATGGGGAACACAGCCATTGTCTGTGCTGTGCGGTGGGATCAGCGCCTTCACACCCCCATGTACATCTTCTTGGGGAATTTCTCTTTCCTGGAAATATGTTATGTCACCACAACCATCCCTAATATGTTGGCCAACTTTCTGTCCTCAAGCAAGTCCATCTCCTTCGTGAGTTGTTTTGCACAGTTCTACTTCTTCTTCTCTTTCGGGTGTGATGAGGGCTTCTACCTTTGCATCATGGCCTTTGACAGGTATCTTGCCATCTGCCGTCCTCTGCATTACCCACGCATCATGACTAAAGAGCTCTACACTGGCCTTGTCACCTTTGGGTGGTCCTGTGGGTTCATTCTCTTCCTAACCCCTGTTGTTCTCATTTCACGGTTGCCCTTTTGCAACCCAAATATCATCGACCATTTTATGTGTGATCCTGTCCCATTGATGATGCTGTCCTGTTCTGAAGACACCACCACGCAACTCATTTACTCTGCTTTCAATGCTGTTTTCATGACTGGCACCTTTCTCTTCATCCTTTGCTCCTATGCGCTAGTGATTCTGGCTGTGTTAAGGATGCCCTCAGCAGCCAGCAAACGCAAGGCTTTCTCCACTTGTGCTTCTCATCTGGctgtggtaattctgttttttggCTCTGTTATGCTGATGTATGTCAGTCCTGGATCAGGACACCCAGTGAAAGTGCAAAAAATTGTGACCTTATTTTATTCTGTAATAACGCCCCTCTGCAATCCTCTAATTTATAGCCTCAGGAACAATGAGATGAAGGCTGCTCTAAAGAAAGTCTTTTGGGCTGAAATATCTGTTcttaaaacataa